AGGCAATAAAAAAGCAATTGCAGCTAAGAAAATTGTTTCAAATTTAGATGAATATTTATCAGCGTGTCAATTAGGTATTACCGTAACAGCCTTAGGATTAGGTTGGTTGGGTGAACCGACTGTAGAACACATGCTTCACCCATTGTTTACTAAATTTAACATAGCTGAATCAGCAGCTGGTATCTTGTCCTTTATCATTGCTTTTGCGTCAGTAACCTTTATTCATGTTGTGGTAGGTGAACTTGCTCCGAAAACCATTGCGATTAATAAAGCCGAGGCTGTAACGTTGATATTTGCAAAACCTATGATTATCTTCTATAAGCTTATGTATCCTTTTATTAAAGTATTAAATGGATCAGCACGTGTAATCGTTGGGTTCTTTGGATTAAAACCTGCTTCTGAACATGAAGAAGCACACTCAGAGGAAGAGCTGCAATTAATTATCTCTGAAAGCTACAAGAGCGGGGAAATCAATCAGTCTGAATACAAATATGTGAACAATATCTTTGAATTTGATGATCGTATTGCAAAAGAAATAATGGTACCTCGTACTGAAATCGTTGTATTTGATCGATCACAAACTCTAGCAGAATGTCTAGAAATTGTGAAGGTAGAAAATTATACAAGGTACCCAGTCATTGATGGTGAAAAGGATAACATTGTTGGTATGCTGAACATGAAGGAAGTACTAACAGATTATATTAGTGGTAAAAACCTTGATACACCCATTGATGAATATACCCGTCCTGTTATCCAGGTCATTGAATCGATTGCCATCCATGATTTATTAGTTAAAATGCAAAAAGAACGTGTTCATATGGCAATTCTAATGGATGAATACGGTGGTACTGCAGGTTTGGTGACTGTTGAAGATATTCTGGAAGAAATTGTCGGAGAAATTCGCGATGAATTTGACGAAGATGAAGTCCCGGATATCAACAAAATCAGCGAAAATAAAACCGTGGTCGACGGAAAAGTTTTAATAGATGAAGTAAATGATTTATTCGGTTTAGACATCCAGGAAGATGAGATGGATACCATTGGCGGCTGGATTTTATCTGAAAAAATGGATGTTGTCGAAGGTGATAAGGTTAAATATGGTGATTACGAATTTAAAGTACTTGAAATTGATGGTTATCATATTAAATTATTAGAAATTGTTAAATTAATGAAACATGAATCTATAGCTTAACCTAACAGTAAAAAGACCCAGGTGTTCCTGTGGTCTTTTTTTTTGACGAATAAAGGGTGGTTAGTGTCCTATGATTTTACAAATTATTTTTAATATAATAATTCACGTTGGTATTTGTCGAACAATTTATAGAGGTGTTTTGGAAGTTTTCACTTAATATATAGTGTAATAGAATTGCATCAAAAGTACTATTTTTGAGGGGGAATTGTGATATTAATATTTTCTATGGAATAGTAATTATATAAAAACAAAGGAGGGTCAACTTTTCAACCTGGTCAAGATGTGTGTGTCCGTTTTCTTATTTCAATTAATGGAATATGGCTGGTGGTAAATATGAACCTATTAAGTTCTATTGCAGAGTTAGGTAATTATCTATTGTTTTCGATTTTGGTTGGTTATGTTGTCCTACAATTTGTTTCGGATTCGCAAAAACCAAGTATTCAACTTCCAAAGCCACTTTTGCTTATCTGTACGCTTGGGATTATACTTTTTACTTTTGTGCCCGTGTTCACTTTAATATTGTTATTTGATGAATCCGTCGGGTTTGTTGCGGCCGCTGCCTCTGTTTTGACGCGTTTCCAAATTGGGCAGGGATGGCTGTTTAACACAGTGTTTACTATTTTCTTATGGTTAACCTTGTATCTAAATCGCTCAAAATATTTACAGGCATTCTGGATTGTTTTAATGATTATAACCATTGGTTATAGCAGTCATGTTTCAACTCAATCGTTTGTTGTTGGCCTATTTTCTCATACCACACACTTCCTTATGGTAACGATTTGGGTGGGTGTCGTCCTTCAGGTGTCTTGGTTTTCTAAAGATAAGGAACATTGGTCTGAGTTCCTACAATGGTTTTCACCGTTGGCTGTAGTATGTATGATTAATATTTTTGCAACAGGGTTTGTCATTATGTTTACCCTTGAGAAGCCCGCAGAATATGTAAATGGTTGGGCAACACCATACGGACGTATGTTATTGTTCAAGCACATAAGTATCGTTCCAATTATTATGTTCGCCTTCATTAATGGGATATTAACAAAAAGAGTTTCAACTGCCTCGAAATATGATCCTCGTAATTGGTTAAAAGCAGAAAGTGTCATTCTTTTACTTGTATTTTTCTTTACAGCAGTTATGGGTACATTATCACCACCTTATGAAATGGTCTATGCTGCGCAAGAAGGCACAGCACCAACATGGGTAGATTGGCTGTTAGCAAAGAACCTTCTTGTACCGATAGAAATTGAATTCTCTCCAACCTTCTTATCTATCATTTTGGTTTCAACAGCACTTCTATTTTTGTTGTTAATATTTGTGAGTTATAAAAGTATGAGCCCGGTTTTTGCCACCGTATTTGGGGGTTGTTTTATTCTCACTTTATACTTAGGCTTAATGTTTTCTTGTGTTCTATATCCAATTATTTGAGTAATAGCTAGGTCTGCTCTAACTTTTACTGTTTTGAAACGTAAATAGAGAGTGTACATGAAAGAAGGTATATAAATTTTGAACTGGTCATATAAAATTCTATAGCAGTTTGGACCTATAACTTACATACTATCTGGAAAATGAAAGGGGTACAAAGGTTGAAGCAAAAGGAGTCATTTTTACTATTATTCTGTTTTCTAACCCTATTTTCAGTTGTATCTCTCTCAATTGTTTTTATCATTCATTCATCCGACTTAAAATACGCCCTGGCATTTGATAAGGTAAGACCTGCCACAGTATCAAAGACCGGTGTAAAACAATTTTCTAGTAATCAACAAATAGTAAAAACAACTAGCAATTCTCCAACATATGTAACCTCTACTACGAACAGTCAATCGAACGAAGCAATTATTCAAACGAAGGCAGCAAAATCCAATGCGGCACCCATTTCATTGGCAAGGCTAGATATGCCAAATGAGAAATGTCTCAAAGGT
This Neobacillus sp. YX16 DNA region includes the following protein-coding sequences:
- a CDS encoding CopD family protein; this encodes MNLLSSIAELGNYLLFSILVGYVVLQFVSDSQKPSIQLPKPLLLICTLGIILFTFVPVFTLILLFDESVGFVAAAASVLTRFQIGQGWLFNTVFTIFLWLTLYLNRSKYLQAFWIVLMIITIGYSSHVSTQSFVVGLFSHTTHFLMVTIWVGVVLQVSWFSKDKEHWSEFLQWFSPLAVVCMINIFATGFVIMFTLEKPAEYVNGWATPYGRMLLFKHISIVPIIMFAFINGILTKRVSTASKYDPRNWLKAESVILLLVFFFTAVMGTLSPPYEMVYAAQEGTAPTWVDWLLAKNLLVPIEIEFSPTFLSIILVSTALLFLLLIFVSYKSMSPVFATVFGGCFILTLYLGLMFSCVLYPII
- a CDS encoding hemolysin family protein, with protein sequence MTIINLIVIAILIAFTAFFVSFEFAIVKIRSTRIDQLVAEGNKKAIAAKKIVSNLDEYLSACQLGITVTALGLGWLGEPTVEHMLHPLFTKFNIAESAAGILSFIIAFASVTFIHVVVGELAPKTIAINKAEAVTLIFAKPMIIFYKLMYPFIKVLNGSARVIVGFFGLKPASEHEEAHSEEELQLIISESYKSGEINQSEYKYVNNIFEFDDRIAKEIMVPRTEIVVFDRSQTLAECLEIVKVENYTRYPVIDGEKDNIVGMLNMKEVLTDYISGKNLDTPIDEYTRPVIQVIESIAIHDLLVKMQKERVHMAILMDEYGGTAGLVTVEDILEEIVGEIRDEFDEDEVPDINKISENKTVVDGKVLIDEVNDLFGLDIQEDEMDTIGGWILSEKMDVVEGDKVKYGDYEFKVLEIDGYHIKLLEIVKLMKHESIA